A region of Pseudomonas cavernicola DNA encodes the following proteins:
- the mutM gene encoding bifunctional DNA-formamidopyrimidine glycosylase/DNA-(apurinic or apyrimidinic site) lyase, with amino-acid sequence MPELPEVETTRRGIAPYLEGQRVSRVIVRERRLRWPIPEDLDVRLSGQRIECVERRAKYLLIKAEAGTLISHLGMSGSLRLVPADTPVAKHEHVDIVLESGLALRYTDPRRFGALLWSADPLNHELLLRLGPEPLTELFDGERLYQLSRGKSMAVKPFIMDNAVVVGVGNIYASEALFAAGIDPRREAGSISRARYLKLAQEIKRILAHAIERGGTTLRDFVGGDGQPGYFQQELFVYGRGGEFCKTCGSTLREIRLGQRASVYCPRCQR; translated from the coding sequence ATGCCTGAATTACCCGAAGTCGAAACCACCCGCCGCGGGATCGCGCCCTATCTCGAAGGCCAGCGCGTCAGCCGGGTGATCGTGCGTGAGCGCCGCCTACGTTGGCCAATCCCCGAAGACCTCGACGTGCGCCTGTCCGGGCAGCGCATCGAGTGTGTCGAGCGGCGCGCCAAGTACCTGCTGATCAAGGCCGAGGCGGGGACGTTGATCAGCCACCTCGGCATGTCCGGCAGTTTGCGCCTAGTGCCTGCCGATACACCGGTGGCCAAGCACGAGCATGTGGATATCGTGCTGGAGTCCGGGCTGGCGCTGCGTTACACCGACCCGCGGCGCTTTGGTGCGCTGCTCTGGAGTGCCGATCCGCTCAACCACGAGTTGCTGCTGCGCCTGGGGCCTGAGCCGTTGACCGAGTTGTTTGACGGCGAACGGCTATATCAGCTGTCGCGCGGCAAAAGCATGGCGGTCAAGCCGTTCATCATGGATAACGCGGTAGTGGTCGGGGTTGGCAATATCTACGCCAGCGAGGCGTTGTTCGCCGCCGGTATCGACCCGCGTCGCGAAGCCGGCTCGATCTCGCGGGCGCGTTATCTGAAGTTGGCGCAGGAGATCAAACGTATCCTCGCCCACGCCATCGAACGCGGCGGTACCACCCTGCGGGATTTCGTCGGCGGCGATGGTCAGCCGGGTTACTTTCAGCAGGAGTTGTTCGTGTATGGGCGCGGCGGTGAGTTCTGCAAAACCTGCGGCAGCACCTTGCGCGAGATTCGTCTGGGCCAGCGCGCCAGCGTCTATTGCCCGCGCTGCCAACGCTGA
- a CDS encoding HDOD domain-containing protein, translating into MPPQPQIMVDLQMEQVMPNPDLKTIAKLISQDPGLSGALLKIVNSPFFGLSNRIASIQQAVNLLGCNTVINLINAQSIKGEMTDEAIVTLNRFWDTAQDVAMTCLSLAKRIGYQAADEAYTLGLFHNCGIPLMLKRFPDYMTVLEEAYASASLERRIVDTENRLLNTNHAVVGYFTAKSWNLPLHLCEAIANHHNALSIFTDDSGRDAQLKTLLAILKMAEHICESHRVLGNQADDHEWQSIEQLVLEYVGLSEYDFENLKESLRELGTR; encoded by the coding sequence GTGCCACCGCAGCCGCAGATTATGGTCGACCTGCAGATGGAGCAGGTCATGCCCAATCCCGACCTGAAGACCATCGCCAAGCTGATTAGCCAGGACCCTGGCTTGTCCGGGGCGTTGCTGAAAATCGTCAATTCGCCGTTTTTTGGGCTGTCCAACCGCATCGCCTCGATCCAGCAGGCGGTCAACCTGCTCGGCTGCAACACCGTGATCAACCTGATCAACGCGCAGTCGATCAAGGGCGAGATGACCGACGAGGCCATCGTCACCCTCAACCGTTTCTGGGACACCGCCCAGGATGTGGCGATGACCTGCCTGAGCCTGGCCAAGCGCATCGGCTACCAGGCTGCGGATGAGGCCTATACCCTCGGCCTGTTCCACAACTGCGGCATCCCGCTGATGCTCAAGCGCTTTCCCGACTATATGACGGTGCTGGAGGAGGCTTATGCCAGCGCCAGTCTCGAGCGGCGTATCGTCGACACCGAGAACCGCCTGCTGAATACCAACCACGCGGTGGTCGGCTACTTCACCGCCAAGTCGTGGAACCTGCCGTTGCACCTGTGCGAGGCAATTGCCAACCATCACAACGCCTTGTCGATTTTCACCGACGACTCCGGCCGCGATGCGCAGCTGAAGACGCTGCTGGCGATCCTGAAGATGGCCGAGCATATTTGCGAGAGCCATCGGGTACTGGGCAACCAGGCGGATGACCATGAGTGGCAGAGCATCGAGCAACTGGTGCTGGAGTATGTCGGGCTGTCCGAATACGACTTCGAAAATCTCAAGGAAAGCCTCCGCGAACTCGGCACCCGCTAA